A genomic window from Planococcus rifietoensis includes:
- a CDS encoding LCP family protein, with amino-acid sequence MSRKMQREVKSSRRRKIIKISAILAVSLLISLSAFGIWLVKKAEFAANNAYESADGRDKSDLREEQVEPLNDNISILFIGIDDSAARDQSSDNIRSDALVLATLNNEDKSVKLVSIPRDTYTFIPDSGYEDKITHAYALNGPRSTIESVEGLLDVPVDYYMTMNFDAFVDVVDALGGITAEVPYDLKEKDETDSHNAIELEEGIQQLNGSEALALARTRYYDNDIERGKRQQMILESIMDKALSAGSISKYGNVIDAVGDNMKTNLSFRDMQAFFEYAKNGKPDVESMSVQGYDDMSTGIYYYMPDEESLEELKDILQSHLGLKPDTSNLSLNEEDLTEQAFPATGSDQEEE; translated from the coding sequence ATGAGTAGAAAAATGCAGCGGGAGGTCAAGTCCAGCCGCCGGCGGAAAATCATTAAGATCTCTGCCATTCTGGCCGTCTCCCTGTTGATCAGTTTATCCGCATTTGGAATTTGGCTAGTAAAGAAAGCCGAGTTTGCCGCGAACAACGCCTATGAATCTGCAGATGGACGCGACAAATCAGATCTTCGTGAAGAACAAGTTGAACCGCTGAACGACAATATCTCGATTTTGTTCATCGGAATCGACGATAGCGCTGCACGTGACCAAAGCAGCGATAACATCCGTTCAGATGCCTTAGTGTTGGCGACCTTGAACAATGAAGACAAATCAGTGAAGCTGGTCAGTATTCCGCGTGATACGTACACTTTCATTCCTGACTCAGGCTATGAAGACAAAATCACTCACGCTTATGCACTGAACGGCCCTCGTTCGACAATCGAAAGTGTCGAAGGCCTGCTCGATGTGCCGGTTGATTATTACATGACGATGAATTTCGATGCTTTTGTCGATGTCGTTGATGCACTCGGCGGAATCACAGCAGAAGTGCCGTATGATTTGAAAGAAAAAGATGAAACCGATTCACACAATGCGATTGAACTCGAAGAAGGAATCCAGCAGCTTAACGGAAGTGAAGCTTTGGCCTTAGCGAGAACCCGTTATTATGACAATGATATTGAACGAGGAAAGCGCCAGCAGATGATTCTTGAATCGATCATGGATAAAGCCTTATCCGCGGGATCCATCAGTAAATACGGCAATGTCATTGATGCAGTCGGGGATAACATGAAAACCAATTTGAGTTTCCGCGATATGCAGGCATTCTTCGAATATGCGAAAAACGGCAAGCCGGATGTAGAATCGATGAGCGTCCAAGGATACGATGATATGTCGACTGGCATTTACTATTACATGCCCGATGAAGAGTCGCTTGAGGAATTGAAAGATATTCTCCAAAGCCATCTTGGCCTAAAACCAGACACGTCCAATCTGTCCTTGAATGAAGAAGACCTTACCGAACAGGCTTTTCCAGCCACCGGATCAGATCAGGAAGAAGAATAA
- a CDS encoding glycosyltransferase family 4 protein, whose product MLYLTLVVAFIASILLTPLVKRFAFRIGAVDRPNYRKVHARIMPRLGGLAIFGSFLIAYLFLQPKDPVSAAFESSLIPIETAIIIGAFLIIVTGVLDDMLEITAKAKMLGQLAAAGVVVIGGGLEISFINLPFGGVLDFGYFSIPLTIIWIVGITNAINLIDGLDGLAAGVSTVALLTLTAMAFIMGDIFVMSTAAILAASSIGFLFYNFHPAKIFMGDTGALFLGFMISVLALMGFKNVTVVALIIPIIMLGVPISDTFFAIVRRVREKKSISEADKSHLHHCLLNIGFSHSQTVLIIYGISALFGLAALLFSQATLWGGILLIGVMLLAIELFVEVVGLAGKNYRPLINLVRMIGK is encoded by the coding sequence ATGCTATACCTGACACTGGTTGTGGCATTCATCGCTTCGATTCTCCTGACACCCCTTGTGAAGAGATTCGCATTTCGCATCGGGGCAGTGGATCGGCCCAATTACCGAAAAGTACACGCAAGGATCATGCCGCGGTTAGGCGGATTAGCCATATTCGGATCATTTTTGATCGCTTATCTATTCCTTCAACCAAAGGATCCGGTTTCAGCTGCATTTGAGTCTTCGCTGATCCCGATTGAAACAGCAATCATTATCGGTGCGTTTTTGATCATCGTGACGGGCGTCTTGGATGATATGCTCGAAATTACAGCGAAGGCCAAAATGCTTGGCCAGCTGGCTGCAGCCGGCGTCGTGGTCATTGGCGGCGGGCTCGAAATTTCATTCATTAACTTGCCGTTCGGGGGCGTTTTGGATTTCGGCTACTTCAGCATTCCGTTGACGATCATTTGGATCGTCGGCATTACCAATGCCATTAACTTAATCGACGGGCTGGATGGTTTGGCTGCAGGCGTTTCAACTGTTGCGCTTTTGACACTGACGGCGATGGCCTTCATCATGGGCGATATTTTCGTTATGTCGACAGCTGCCATACTTGCCGCAAGCTCCATCGGCTTCCTGTTTTATAATTTCCACCCCGCAAAGATCTTCATGGGGGACACAGGGGCCTTGTTCCTTGGCTTCATGATTTCCGTCCTCGCTTTGATGGGTTTCAAAAACGTGACAGTCGTTGCCTTGATTATCCCGATCATCATGCTCGGCGTGCCAATTTCGGATACGTTCTTTGCCATTGTGCGCCGCGTACGCGAGAAAAAATCAATCTCAGAAGCAGACAAATCGCATTTGCATCACTGCTTGCTGAACATCGGGTTTTCGCATAGCCAAACCGTTCTGATCATTTATGGTATTTCCGCGTTGTTCGGGCTTGCAGCTTTGCTATTCTCCCAAGCGACATTATGGGGAGGCATCCTGCTAATCGGCGTTATGCTTCTGGCAATCGAATTGTTTGTGGAAGTGGTCGGTTTGGCAGGGAAGAATTACCGCCCATTGATCAATTTAGTGAGAATGATAGGAAAGTAA
- a CDS encoding CsbD family protein, protein MADKEGFSDKLKGAVSKGKGELKDQVGNATNNPDLQAEGKSDKTKGKVQDTVGKFKEGFNKDK, encoded by the coding sequence ATGGCTGATAAAGAAGGATTCTCAGATAAACTGAAAGGCGCCGTCAGCAAAGGCAAAGGCGAATTGAAAGACCAGGTGGGCAACGCGACCAATAACCCGGACTTGCAAGCTGAAGGCAAATCAGATAAAACCAAAGGCAAGGTGCAAGATACGGTCGGCAAGTTTAAAGAAGGCTTTAACAAAGATAAATAA
- the brnQ gene encoding branched-chain amino acid transport system II carrier protein: protein MDKKTLTNSETLTIGLMLFALFLGAGNLIFPPYLGQLAGEQLLPAIIGFLLTGVGLPLLGILAIAKAGGDLQSIAGRVHPVFGIVFTMIVYLAIGPFFGIPRTATVAFEIGTAPFLSADLASSFWSLFLFTIIFFVITVLFALNPTKLVDRIGKILTPILIVVISFLAIKSFLTPMGPIGAPVGNYDTEAFFESFLQGYLTMDAIAALVFGIVIIQSIRAKGVEDKNAILKTTAYAGFIAAAGLSLVYLSLSYIGATSVEAIGMQDNGGEVIALASRVLYGEIGGIILAAAITFACLTTSIGLVSATAQFFNKVFPQLPYVAYVFIFAGFSTIIANVGLTQLIAISLPVLLAIYPLAIVLVILSFIDHSFYQKSYVYIIPLVLTGIVSVFDALKSSGFEFNAITQIFSYLPFYEQGIGWLVPAIIGTLIGIIIARSTHKK, encoded by the coding sequence ATGGATAAGAAAACGCTTACAAACTCTGAAACTTTAACGATTGGCCTTATGCTTTTCGCGCTGTTCCTCGGTGCCGGAAATTTAATCTTCCCTCCCTACCTCGGCCAATTAGCAGGCGAACAATTGCTTCCCGCCATCATTGGCTTTCTGCTGACAGGTGTCGGTTTGCCGCTATTAGGCATACTCGCCATCGCAAAAGCTGGAGGAGACCTGCAGTCGATTGCTGGGCGGGTCCATCCGGTATTCGGTATCGTTTTCACGATGATCGTCTATTTGGCAATTGGGCCATTCTTCGGAATTCCCCGAACAGCCACTGTCGCCTTTGAAATTGGCACTGCACCTTTTTTGTCCGCTGACTTGGCGTCATCGTTCTGGTCCTTATTCCTGTTTACCATCATTTTCTTTGTCATCACGGTGCTGTTTGCGTTGAACCCGACCAAGCTTGTCGATCGCATCGGCAAAATCCTGACACCTATCCTCATCGTCGTCATTAGCTTTTTAGCTATCAAAAGCTTTCTGACGCCTATGGGGCCAATCGGCGCACCTGTCGGGAATTATGACACCGAAGCGTTTTTTGAAAGCTTTCTTCAAGGCTATTTGACAATGGATGCAATTGCCGCGCTCGTGTTCGGGATTGTCATCATCCAATCAATTCGCGCAAAAGGCGTCGAGGACAAGAACGCCATCCTGAAAACGACCGCCTACGCCGGATTCATCGCGGCAGCCGGATTGTCGCTCGTTTACCTGTCCTTAAGCTATATCGGGGCCACTAGTGTAGAAGCCATCGGCATGCAGGACAATGGTGGAGAAGTCATCGCACTCGCTTCACGCGTACTGTACGGCGAAATCGGCGGCATTATTTTGGCTGCGGCCATCACATTCGCTTGCCTGACGACTTCTATCGGACTTGTGTCAGCTACAGCCCAGTTTTTCAATAAAGTCTTTCCGCAATTGCCGTATGTTGCCTATGTGTTCATTTTTGCCGGATTTTCTACCATTATTGCCAATGTCGGCTTGACTCAATTGATCGCTATTTCCTTGCCGGTGTTATTGGCCATCTATCCACTGGCGATTGTCCTTGTCATCCTATCATTTATCGATCATTCCTTTTACCAAAAATCGTATGTGTATATCATCCCGCTTGTGCTTACAGGTATCGTTAGCGTCTTTGATGCATTGAAGAGTTCCGGTTTTGAATTCAATGCAATTACACAGATTTTCTCTTACTTGCCATTTTATGAACAAGGAATCGGCTGGCTTGTTCCTGCAATCATCGGAACGCTTATAGGCATCATCATTGCGCGCAGTACCCATAAAAAATAA